One genomic window of Pontibacillus halophilus JSM 076056 = DSM 19796 includes the following:
- a CDS encoding RQC-minor-2 family DNA-binding protein produces MALTQLAYQEDSLPLLVFYPGGKKHKWIRSIDSKVRRGALARVHGLLEEILHTFSDKDIQAVREFLRIEGDGILPILINREGGLYLGGFVKPELFLFREFSPNHGIPIHNEYLFELHLNRLSNERLRSLLEKLLSQYVFTAHLSELEEKEWKERIQSAFYAHPLIAFGREQKVVIESIEKMNRSNLLSQLKYPDDIAYWRQRVEIVMRPFRAIPGQWLWSEGGELCGHEKVMVVDSRTENLILQCEVCRYEVYFNPVDYVLTLPEEFDVERAKKRISTTERQFNEIARNNERLLDKLRELAKLKEKVECLQGEWMRIKETLTSIDQLPRLEGERPHHPVEEMFRLLESSYFPKEQIQPELQSFSNIELQDVRMLNKVEEWLDLLKVGLPQLLRRYQEQLDHYFEQNRASDQLEFMVVNKQPLYWQEVESIFHLIYEEGRNSSAQLLTQVVTGKATNKIRALRLHEARQFGVLQHWLEKDVMKVLKRLEKEGWITKQKKGYTLSARALPYVEG; encoded by the coding sequence ATGGCGCTTACACAATTGGCTTACCAAGAAGATTCTTTACCCCTCCTTGTCTTTTATCCTGGAGGGAAGAAACATAAGTGGATTCGTTCCATCGATTCCAAAGTACGAAGAGGCGCATTAGCACGTGTTCATGGTTTGTTAGAAGAAATCTTACACACGTTCTCTGATAAGGACATACAAGCTGTGAGAGAATTCCTTCGTATTGAAGGGGATGGAATCTTGCCAATCTTGATTAATCGTGAAGGTGGTCTCTATTTAGGTGGCTTCGTTAAACCTGAACTGTTCCTCTTCCGGGAATTCAGCCCAAATCACGGGATCCCTATTCATAACGAGTATTTATTTGAACTTCATTTAAATCGCCTTTCCAACGAGAGACTGAGGTCGTTGCTTGAGAAGCTTCTTAGTCAGTATGTATTTACGGCTCATCTTTCAGAACTAGAGGAGAAGGAGTGGAAGGAACGGATACAGTCTGCCTTCTATGCTCATCCCCTGATTGCATTCGGGAGAGAGCAGAAAGTTGTGATTGAATCTATTGAGAAGATGAACCGTTCTAATTTGTTGTCTCAACTGAAGTATCCAGATGATATCGCTTATTGGCGTCAACGTGTTGAGATTGTGATGCGACCATTTCGTGCCATTCCTGGTCAATGGCTCTGGTCTGAAGGTGGGGAGCTTTGTGGTCACGAGAAGGTCATGGTGGTCGATTCCAGAACTGAAAACCTTATCTTGCAATGTGAGGTCTGTCGGTATGAAGTCTACTTCAATCCAGTAGATTATGTACTAACCTTACCTGAAGAGTTCGATGTTGAACGAGCAAAGAAACGCATCTCTACAACCGAACGCCAATTTAATGAGATTGCCCGCAATAACGAGAGGCTTCTTGATAAACTACGTGAACTGGCTAAGTTAAAAGAGAAAGTTGAGTGCCTCCAAGGAGAATGGATGAGGATAAAGGAGACGTTGACATCCATTGACCAACTTCCTCGCCTAGAAGGGGAGCGACCGCATCATCCGGTTGAGGAGATGTTTCGTCTTCTGGAGTCATCTTATTTCCCTAAGGAGCAGATTCAACCTGAACTACAATCATTTAGTAACATTGAGCTCCAAGATGTGCGAATGCTCAATAAAGTAGAGGAGTGGCTAGATCTTCTGAAAGTTGGGCTTCCACAGTTGCTGCGTAGGTATCAAGAACAGTTGGACCACTACTTTGAACAGAACCGAGCGTCTGACCAACTGGAATTCATGGTCGTGAACAAACAACCTTTATATTGGCAAGAAGTAGAGTCCATCTTTCACTTAATATATGAGGAGGGACGTAATTCGTCCGCCCAACTGTTAACACAAGTGGTAACGGGCAAGGCGACGAACAAGATACGAGCTTTACGCCTCCATGAGGCAAGGCAGTTCGGTGTCCTTCAACACTGGTTGGAGAAAGATGTGATGAAAGTGTTGAAGCGATTGGAGAAAGAAGGGTGGATTACAAAGCAGAAGAAGGGATATACACTTTCTGCACGTGCTCTCCCATATGTAGAGGGATAA
- a CDS encoding NAD(P)H-dependent oxidoreductase, giving the protein MRNILIINGHQYYPFAKGQLNKTLFDEIVSNIEGSYKVQTTVIDDGYDVKEEQEKFKWADAIIMQTPLYWFSLPGATKTYFDLVYEYGVFFGGESEYGNGGLMTGKKFMISTTWNAPEYAFNDESKFFQGKTLDEALDHLHNMNKYVGMEPMKSFGAHDVIANPDVEKYVTELRQHLKEQFNV; this is encoded by the coding sequence ATGCGAAACATTCTTATTATCAATGGACACCAATACTATCCATTCGCAAAAGGACAATTAAATAAAACACTATTCGATGAGATTGTGAGTAATATAGAGGGCTCATACAAGGTTCAAACAACTGTAATTGATGATGGCTATGATGTGAAAGAAGAGCAGGAGAAATTCAAGTGGGCAGATGCAATTATCATGCAAACGCCTCTCTATTGGTTCAGTCTGCCAGGTGCGACGAAAACGTACTTTGATCTTGTATACGAATATGGAGTATTCTTCGGTGGCGAAAGTGAATATGGAAATGGTGGGTTAATGACAGGCAAGAAATTCATGATTTCTACCACTTGGAATGCTCCTGAATACGCATTTAATGACGAGAGTAAATTCTTCCAAGGAAAGACGTTAGACGAAGCGCTTGACCACCTTCATAACATGAATAAATATGTAGGGATGGAACCGATGAAGAGCTTCGGTGCTCATGACGTCATTGCGAATCCTGATGTTGAGAAATATGTAACTGAACTTCGTCAACACCTTAAAGAACAATTTAATGTATAA
- a CDS encoding ArsR/SmtB family transcription factor — protein MKIPYHPPIESVSFTKVLQALSEPNRVKIIRCLDESGENNCTTYTLRLMLPKSTVSHHIKVLREAGLIQAKIVGKEHFYSLRREEINEKFPGLLDTVIGIEEEDI, from the coding sequence ATGAAAATACCGTATCATCCACCCATAGAAAGCGTATCGTTTACGAAAGTTTTACAAGCGCTTAGTGAACCGAATCGTGTTAAGATTATTCGTTGCCTTGATGAGAGTGGCGAGAATAATTGCACGACCTATACACTAAGGTTAATGTTGCCAAAGTCAACGGTATCTCACCATATTAAAGTTCTTAGAGAAGCGGGGTTAATTCAAGCCAAGATTGTTGGTAAAGAGCATTTCTATTCTTTAAGAAGAGAAGAAATCAATGAGAAATTCCCAGGCTTACTCGATACCGTAATTGGCATAGAGGAAGAAGATATTTAA
- a CDS encoding LysR family transcriptional regulator → MKLQKLQSFIEIAKHQSYSKAAERLFVSQPALSKQIRLLEEELGFPLFIRHAQGILLTEKGQGLYTELEPMFSQIHRTIKRYEQDDVIRFGSTPIISTYYLHQHYSKLQHLSFHVTVIEEDSQHLVPHLKSGKIDAAIVQDISVVEGLHSEFLFTDRFLAAVPSQSTLALKSNLTVEECLSMTQILPSEGASLPHINRMLAKHPYTGKPLETHYQAMTGLVSLGAGIAYVPYMMASNIEFRGVTFLPIEGDPITRDMYLLASSRDLLDALKELFTS, encoded by the coding sequence TTGAAGCTCCAGAAATTACAATCATTTATTGAAATCGCAAAGCACCAAAGCTACTCAAAAGCGGCGGAACGACTCTTTGTTTCCCAACCAGCCTTAAGTAAGCAGATTCGGCTACTAGAAGAGGAACTGGGTTTTCCTTTGTTTATCCGTCATGCACAAGGCATCTTGCTAACAGAGAAAGGTCAAGGTCTTTATACAGAACTAGAGCCTATGTTCTCTCAAATTCATCGGACAATTAAACGCTACGAGCAAGACGATGTGATTCGCTTTGGGTCAACCCCTATCATTAGTACGTATTACTTGCATCAACACTATTCAAAGCTTCAACACCTGTCTTTCCATGTCACGGTGATTGAAGAGGATAGTCAACATCTTGTCCCTCATTTAAAGTCAGGAAAGATTGATGCTGCTATTGTGCAAGATATCTCGGTGGTAGAAGGATTACACAGTGAATTCCTGTTTACAGACCGATTCTTGGCAGCGGTTCCTTCTCAATCTACTTTGGCGTTGAAATCTAACTTGACCGTTGAAGAGTGCCTTTCCATGACTCAAATCCTCCCGTCTGAAGGCGCGTCGTTACCTCATATTAACAGGATGCTTGCCAAGCACCCTTATACGGGTAAGCCACTTGAAACTCACTATCAGGCTATGACGGGTCTTGTATCATTAGGGGCTGGGATTGCCTACGTACCTTACATGATGGCATCGAATATCGAGTTTCGCGGCGTAACCTTTCTTCCGATAGAAGGAGACCCCATTACCCGTGACATGTATCTGCTTGCTTCATCCCGTGACTTGTTGGACGCATTAAAGGAATTGTTTACTTCGTGA
- a CDS encoding YczE/YyaS/YitT family protein — MHTGFSYVFGMIVTHLGTALAVKSGLGAGFWSALYVGLSTTTTLSAGVWFCIVQVVLLWVNAKLKSRQIEWAAIIPILIESLSFHIWLEMVLSSVHLGEAPFFVQVLVFLIGMTVAGMGIGLYVQTGYVRSPVDELFLAISHRYGLSIAVSQTAVAATITAIAYVLDGPVGLGTLLSILVFGQFIQFFERKFSPYFTSQRTMHEHV, encoded by the coding sequence ATGCATACAGGATTTTCTTATGTGTTCGGAATGATTGTGACTCATTTAGGGACAGCATTGGCTGTCAAATCCGGACTCGGAGCAGGGTTTTGGTCTGCCCTTTATGTTGGACTTAGTACCACAACAACGCTCTCTGCCGGTGTGTGGTTCTGCATAGTCCAAGTTGTCCTACTATGGGTAAATGCTAAATTGAAGAGCCGGCAAATCGAATGGGCCGCAATTATCCCCATCCTGATTGAAAGCTTGTCCTTTCACATTTGGCTCGAGATGGTGTTGTCGTCTGTTCACCTTGGTGAAGCCCCTTTCTTCGTACAGGTTCTTGTCTTTCTAATTGGAATGACAGTTGCAGGAATGGGGATTGGTTTATATGTCCAAACCGGTTACGTCCGTTCCCCTGTAGATGAACTCTTCCTTGCGATCAGTCACAGATATGGCTTATCTATTGCCGTATCCCAAACGGCAGTAGCAGCAACGATTACAGCTATAGCCTATGTGTTGGATGGTCCAGTAGGATTAGGGACCTTACTTTCTATCCTTGTGTTCGGCCAGTTTATTCAATTCTTTGAGAGGAAATTTTCTCCTTATTTCACTAGTCAAAGGACGATGCATGAACATGTATAA
- a CDS encoding DUF4440 domain-containing protein codes for MNEDSSLYDTLLNLELALLTDEVRLDKARIHELLADDFIEFGSSGTVWRKEDNIGSSGAGSVHYDLHLFHVQPLSTDVVQTTFRIYNRLTAEHRLHSSLWRKRNGKWQMFFHQGTPTTSYSPLNRKKPVKG; via the coding sequence ATGAATGAGGACTCATCTCTCTACGATACGCTTCTAAACCTCGAACTGGCGCTGCTTACGGATGAAGTCCGCTTAGACAAAGCCCGGATTCATGAGCTGTTAGCGGATGACTTCATTGAATTTGGGTCATCAGGAACGGTGTGGAGGAAGGAGGATAATATCGGCAGTAGCGGTGCTGGCTCGGTTCATTATGACCTTCATCTCTTTCACGTGCAGCCGCTCTCCACAGACGTCGTTCAAACCACATTCCGAATTTATAACCGTCTTACTGCTGAACATAGACTTCATAGCTCCCTTTGGCGGAAGAGGAATGGCAAATGGCAAATGTTCTTTCATCAAGGCACACCGACTACTTCTTACAGTCCTCTGAATCGGAAGAAGCCGGTGAAAGGGTAG
- a CDS encoding GNAT family N-acetyltransferase produces the protein MIRQANERDIPAIQRVASETWHATYEGIINRDAQDRFIANAYSQHSMENRVKGMFYIAEEQGDVIGFGNFSKIEGKTFYIGALYVLPTHQGKGIGTRLLQYGLDRMEDWTEVEVDVEKENAQGVRFYEKHGFTKKKEYEDELFGDTFRTLRMVTVR, from the coding sequence ATGATTAGACAGGCGAATGAGCGTGATATACCAGCCATTCAACGAGTGGCATCGGAAACATGGCATGCTACCTATGAAGGGATTATCAACAGAGATGCACAGGACCGCTTCATAGCGAATGCCTACTCCCAACATTCCATGGAAAATCGGGTGAAAGGGATGTTCTACATAGCAGAAGAGCAAGGTGACGTCATCGGGTTTGGCAACTTCTCAAAGATTGAAGGGAAAACGTTTTATATTGGAGCCTTGTATGTGTTGCCTACTCACCAAGGGAAAGGGATTGGGACTCGATTACTGCAGTACGGGTTGGACAGAATGGAGGACTGGACTGAGGTCGAAGTGGATGTGGAGAAGGAGAATGCGCAAGGGGTTCGCTTCTATGAGAAGCACGGGTTTACGAAGAAGAAAGAATATGAGGATGAATTATTTGGAGACACGTTCAGAACGCTTCGTATGGTGACTGTACGATGA